Genomic segment of Desulfonatronovibrio magnus:
AGCAAAAAAAGAGCAGCTTTGCAGCAATGCCCCCAGAAAAGGGGAGTTTGTGTCAGAGTTTACACTACTACACCCAAAAAGCCCAACTCAGCTCTCAGGAAAGTGGCCAGGGTCAGACTGACCAACGGCATTGAAGTTACGTCCTACATTCCAGGCGAAGGTCACAACCTTCAAGAGCACTCAGTTGTAATGATTCAGGGTGGACGTGTTAAGGATCTGCCTGGTGTGCGCTACAGGATCATCAGGGGAACACTGGATACCTCAGGTGTTCAGGATCGTAGAAAGAGCAGATCCAAATACGGCGCCAAGAGACCAAAATAATTATCTAAGGGAGATAAAAAATGCCACGTAAGGGTCCTATCCCCAAAAGAGCAGTCCTGCCTGATCCAGCTTACGGCAGTCGGGTTCTGACCAAATTTGTTAACCGGCTTATGTATGATGGAAAAAAAAGTATCGCAGAAAAACTTCTGTATAAGGCTATTGAGCAGCTTGGTGAGAAAACCAGCGAAGATC
This window contains:
- the rpsL gene encoding 30S ribosomal protein S12 translates to MPTINQLVRKSREQVAKSKKRAALQQCPQKRGVCVRVYTTTPKKPNSALRKVARVRLTNGIEVTSYIPGEGHNLQEHSVVMIQGGRVKDLPGVRYRIIRGTLDTSGVQDRRKSRSKYGAKRPK